The following proteins are encoded in a genomic region of Candidatus Neomarinimicrobiota bacterium:
- the nuoK gene encoding NADH-quinone oxidoreductase subunit NuoK: MDSLNTYLIVAAILFTLGIFGVITRRNGIAVLMGVELILNAANINFVAFARFGGMNLSGHVFALFVIIMAAAEAAVALAIILNLYNNLGTVNIDEADSLKR; encoded by the coding sequence ATGGATAGCTTAAACACATATTTGATTGTTGCGGCGATTCTGTTCACACTGGGAATCTTTGGTGTCATCACGCGGCGAAACGGGATTGCGGTTCTGATGGGTGTTGAGCTGATCCTCAATGCGGCCAATATTAATTTTGTCGCTTTTGCCCGCTTTGGAGGAATGAACCTCTCGGGGCACGTCTTCGCGCTCTTCGTCATCATCATGGCAGCGGCAGAAGCGGCTGTGGCGCTTGCTATCATTCTCAATCTTTACAATAACCTGGGTACTGTCAATATCGATGAAGCTGACAGTCTGAAAAGGTAA